From a region of the Streptomyces tirandamycinicus genome:
- the trpA gene encoding tryptophan synthase subunit alpha, giving the protein MSGNIRLLSDTLARAKSEDRAALIAYLPAGFPTVDGGIEAIKAVLDGGADIVEVGLPHSDPVLDGPVIQTADDIALRGGVRIADVLRTVREAHTATGKPVLVMTYWNPIDRYGVERFTAELAEAGGAGCILPDLPVQESAVWREHARKHELATVFVVAPSSRDARLAEITAAGSGFVYAASLMGVTGTRESVGAQAQDLVRRTRATAAGRGLPVCVGLGVSNAEQAAEVAGFADGVIVGSAFVKRLLDAGDQAAGIAAVRALAGELAEGVRKR; this is encoded by the coding sequence GTGAGCGGCAACATCCGACTGCTGAGCGACACCCTCGCGCGGGCGAAGTCCGAGGACCGGGCCGCGCTGATCGCCTACCTCCCGGCCGGTTTCCCCACCGTGGACGGCGGCATCGAGGCGATCAAGGCCGTCCTCGACGGCGGCGCCGACATCGTGGAGGTCGGCCTGCCGCACAGCGACCCGGTGCTCGACGGGCCGGTCATCCAGACCGCCGACGACATCGCGCTGCGCGGCGGCGTCAGGATCGCGGACGTGCTGCGCACCGTCCGGGAAGCGCACACGGCCACGGGCAAGCCGGTGCTCGTGATGACCTACTGGAACCCGATCGACCGGTACGGCGTCGAGCGCTTCACCGCCGAACTCGCCGAGGCGGGCGGCGCCGGCTGCATCCTGCCGGACCTGCCCGTCCAGGAGTCCGCGGTGTGGCGCGAGCACGCGCGGAAGCACGAACTCGCCACCGTGTTCGTGGTCGCGCCCAGCAGCCGGGACGCGCGGCTCGCCGAGATCACCGCGGCGGGCTCGGGCTTCGTGTACGCCGCCTCGCTGATGGGCGTCACCGGCACCCGTGAGTCCGTCGGGGCCCAGGCCCAGGACCTGGTGCGGCGCACCCGGGCCACCGCCGCCGGCCGCGGGCTCCCGGTGTGCGTCGGGCTGGGTGTCTCCAACGCCGAGCAGGCCGCCGAGGTCGCGGGCTTCGCCGACGGTGTGATCGTCGGCTCGGCCTTCGTCAAGCGGCTGCTCGACGCCGGCGACCAGGCGGCCGGGATCGCGGCGGTGCGGGCGCTGGCCGGCGAACTCGCGGAGGGTGTCCGCAAGCGGTGA